The Amycolatopsis nigrescens CSC17Ta-90 genomic interval CGCCGAGCGAGTCCAGTGCGCGGGCGCCCGCGATCGCGATGACCTGGCCGATGTTCGTCCACTTGAAATAGCCGAGGAACTGCGAGACCGCGAAGAACAGCACCAGCACCGGAACCAGCTCGCGCAGCCCCTGGCCCATCAGCTCCGGGATGTCCTTCGGCGCGGTGATGGTGCGCACGCTGAGGCCGTAGACGGTGCCGATGATCATGAAGAACAGCATCAGCACCACCGCCACGTTCTCCAGCAGCGGCGAGTCCACGATCGAACCGCCGTCGCCGCGCAGGGGCGAACCGGCGGGCAGCACCGCGAGCACCACGGCGACCGCGTACAGCGCACCGGCGAGCACCGCCCGGCGCACGCCGGTGCGCTCGGCGGCGGACAGCGACATGTCGGGCAGCTCGTCGACGTCGGTCAGCTCCGGCTCGGCGGCGTTCATCGCGACCACCCGGCGCGCGACCACGGTCTCGGTGACGATCGTGATGGTGACCGCGAGCAGCAGCGAGGAGGCCGCGGAGAAGTACCAGTTCGACACCGGGGTGACCAGGTAGCCGGGGTCGATGGTGTGCGCGGCCGAGGTGGTCAGCCCGGCGAAGATCGCGTCCGAGCCCTCGATGATCGGGCTGATGCTGCTCGCCCCGCCCACCGCCACGTAGGCCACCACCGCGCCGATGATCGGGCTGCGGCCCACCGCCCGGAACGCGATCATGCCCAGCGGGATCATCACCACGAACGCGGCGTCCCCGGCCACGTGCGAGAACATCGACGTCAGCGCGACGGCGAAGGTGACCAGCTTGGCGGGCACCCGCGCCAGCGCGGCCCGCATCAGCGCGGGCAGCAGGCCGGTCTTGTCCGCGACCGCCACGCCGAGCATGACCACCACGATCAGGCCCAGCGGCGGGAAGTTCACGAAGTTCTTGATCAGGTCGCCGAGCATCATCTGGACCCCGGCGTCGGAGACCAGGCTCTTGACCCCGACCTCCTTGCCGTCCGCGGGCGAGACCACCGAGACGTCCAGGGCGGCCAGCAGCCAGCTCGCCAGCACCACCAGCACGCTCAGGATCACGAACAGCCAGAACGGATGCGGCAGCTTGTTGCCGGCCCGGTCCACGAAGTCGAGCACGCGCAGCACCAGCGACATCGAGCGCCGCTGCTTCGTCTGTGCGGCCATGCCGGTCACCCACCTCTTGCACCGAACGGAAAGATGAACCCGGATCTCACCTCAGAGCGCATGCTTGTGTCAATATCTATTCATCCGATGCACGAACCGTTCACGATAGGATCCCGACGTGCATGAACTGGACGACGCGGACCTCGATCTGGTCGCCGCCCTGCAGCTCGCCCCCCGTGCGCCGCTGAACGTGGTCGGCGACGTGCTGGGCAGTTCGGCCAGCACGGTCGGCAGGCGCATGCAGCGGCTGCAGCAGCGCAGGCTGCTGCGGGTCATCTCCACGGTGCACTGGTCGCTGATCATGACCGGCAACCCGTACCTGGTGTGGCTCAACTGCCGGCCGGAGCAGACCGCGGCGGTCGCCGCCGCCGTCCGCCGGGTGCCCGAGGCGCAGTCCATCCTGATCACCGCGGGCGACGCGGACGTCTTCTGCACCCTCTACCCGCTGCCCGGCACGGACGTGCGCCGCCTGCTGACCGAGACGCTGCCCGGCATCCCCGGGATCGAGTCGCTGCGCTCGCACCTGGTGCTGCGCACCGAACGCCAGGCCGTCGCCTGGCACCTCGACCGGCTCACCGGCGAGCAGGCCGCCGCACTGCGCGAGCACGTGGACACCGCCGCGCCGGCGGAGGTGCTCGGCCCGTTGAACGACGCCGAGTTCGGCACGCTGCGGCTGCTCTTCGACGACGGCCGGATCTCCGCCGCGCAGGTCGCCCGCGAGCTCGACGTCAGCAGGTCCACCGCCTACCGGCTCATCCAGTCGCTGCTGGAAAGCGGCGCCGCCAGGCCGAGAGTGGAGATCGAGCCCGCCGTTCTCGGCTTCCCGATCACCGCGCTCTGCACGCTCGCCGTCCAGCCGCAGCACGTCCCGGCCGCGCTCACCGCGCTGGGCAGGCACCGGTCAGGACGGCTCACGGTGATGGCGACCGGACCGGCGTCGATCCTGCATCACGGCACTTTTCGCGACGAAGAGGACCTGGCCCGGTTCGTCACCGAGGACATCGGCGCGCTGCCGGGGGTCACCGGGTGCACCACGTCGACCGCGCTCGGCGTGCTGCGGCGGCAGTGGATCGACCGCGAGGACGACGTCCTGCTCGGCCCGCGCGGCCACGACATCCTGGCCAGGGGACGGCCGAGGTAGCCGGGGTGCCGGTCCA includes:
- a CDS encoding AbgT family transporter; this translates as MAAQTKQRRSMSLVLRVLDFVDRAGNKLPHPFWLFVILSVLVVLASWLLAALDVSVVSPADGKEVGVKSLVSDAGVQMMLGDLIKNFVNFPPLGLIVVVMLGVAVADKTGLLPALMRAALARVPAKLVTFAVALTSMFSHVAGDAAFVVMIPLGMIAFRAVGRSPIIGAVVAYVAVGGASSISPIIEGSDAIFAGLTTSAAHTIDPGYLVTPVSNWYFSAASSLLLAVTITIVTETVVARRVVAMNAAEPELTDVDELPDMSLSAAERTGVRRAVLAGALYAVAVVLAVLPAGSPLRGDGGSIVDSPLLENVAVVLMLFFMIIGTVYGLSVRTITAPKDIPELMGQGLRELVPVLVLFFAVSQFLGYFKWTNIGQVIAIAGARALDSLGAQPVVIFIGAVVLISVLNLLLTSGSAMWSLVAPVLVPMLMLLHIQPETTQALFRIADAPTNSLTPMSPYFVIALGFIRRYRPSAGIGTLMALVLPLAVVNLVVWLLMFLAWYGLGIPLGPGVSVR
- a CDS encoding AsnC family transcriptional regulator; protein product: MHELDDADLDLVAALQLAPRAPLNVVGDVLGSSASTVGRRMQRLQQRRLLRVISTVHWSLIMTGNPYLVWLNCRPEQTAAVAAAVRRVPEAQSILITAGDADVFCTLYPLPGTDVRRLLTETLPGIPGIESLRSHLVLRTERQAVAWHLDRLTGEQAAALREHVDTAAPAEVLGPLNDAEFGTLRLLFDDGRISAAQVARELDVSRSTAYRLIQSLLESGAARPRVEIEPAVLGFPITALCTLAVQPQHVPAALTALGRHRSGRLTVMATGPASILHHGTFRDEEDLARFVTEDIGALPGVTGCTTSTALGVLRRQWIDREDDVLLGPRGHDILARGRPR